In Victivallis sp. Marseille-Q1083, the genomic stretch GCGTTCGACGACGGCGCGGACGGCTTCGGAGTCATAACCGTGCTCCTGGGCGCCTTTCAACGTTTCCCCGCTCAACTTGATCAGCACCCGGCTGTACTTGTAGGTTGTTTCCATGTTGCTGTAGTTTCCCTTTTGTACGGTTGAAATTTCTTTACACCGTAAAATATAACACATTTCACCGCTTTGAACAACCGATTTCCGGATGAATTTTCTCAAAAGGGGTGTATAGTAGGACATCATAACTGTAATTCTAGTGATTGGAAGGGAAAATGCTCCATGGGTGACAATTCCAGAATTAAAGTGGGGGTGATCGGCGTCGGCGCGCTTGGCCGGCATCACGCCCGGTTATATAATTTGAGTGAAAATGCCGATGTAGTGGGCATTTACGACCTTTCGCCGGAAACCGCCAACCGGGTTGGTGAAGAGTTTGGACTGAAGGTATTCGCCGATCCGTTGGAATTGGCGAAGGAGTGCGAAGCGTTGAGTGTCGCGGTCCCGGCGACGAAACACAATGAGAGCACGATTCCATTGCTGGAGATGGGCAAGCATGTCTTGGTTGAGAAACCGTTGGCCGCTTCGGTCGAAGAGGCGGCGGCGATGGTCCGGAAGGCGCGGGAACACCAGGTGGTGTTTGCGGTCGGCCATGTCGAACGCTTCAATCCGGCGATGGATTTTCTGGAGAAATACGCGGCGAACACCCGCTTTATCGAAGCCCATCGGCTGGCCTGTTATCCGCCGCCGCGGCCCGGTAGTTACCGGCGCGGGACGGAGGTCAGCGTCGTGTTGGACCTGATGATTCACGATATTGACCTGGTGCTCCGGATGGTCGACTCCGAAGTTGAGCGTTTCGATGCGGTCGGCATCCCGGTGTTGAGCAAGACCGAGGACATCGTCAGCGTGCGGATCAAATTCAAGAACGGCAGTTGCGCCAATATGACCGCCAGCCGGGTCAGCCAGGAGCCGCAGCGCCGTTTCCGGGTTTTTCAGGAAAATTGCTATATCTCGATGGATTACGGCAAGCATTTCGGCATGGTCTTGAAGCGCAACCGGGTTGGACTGGCGCGCAAGGACATCAATCTGGACGAAAAGAATGCGCTGGCCGCCGAACTGGAAGATTTCATCGATGCGATCAAACGCACCCGCACCACCGGGGTGGTGCAGCAGCCGAAGGTGCCCGGCGAACAGGGCTTGGAGGCGCTGACGCTGGCGGTGGCCATTCAAAGTGAAATTCGTCGTTACAACGATTTTTACGGGTTCAAATTTGCCAGCCCGGGAGTTTCGGAAATCGATGGCTGAAGTGCGGTCCCTGACAGTTCCCTCCAAAATCAACCTGATCCTGAAGATTACCGGCAAACGCCCGGATCATTATCATCAATTGCAGACGCTGTTTCTGCCGCTGGCGGTTCCGGCGGACCGGGTGGAACTGCATTGGAGCGGGCCGGGCATCCGGGTGTGTTCCTCCCGGCCCGGTTTGCCGGAAGAC encodes the following:
- a CDS encoding Gfo/Idh/MocA family protein, producing the protein MNNRFPDEFSQKGCIVGHHNCNSSDWKGKCSMGDNSRIKVGVIGVGALGRHHARLYNLSENADVVGIYDLSPETANRVGEEFGLKVFADPLELAKECEALSVAVPATKHNESTIPLLEMGKHVLVEKPLAASVEEAAAMVRKAREHQVVFAVGHVERFNPAMDFLEKYAANTRFIEAHRLACYPPPRPGSYRRGTEVSVVLDLMIHDIDLVLRMVDSEVERFDAVGIPVLSKTEDIVSVRIKFKNGSCANMTASRVSQEPQRRFRVFQENCYISMDYGKHFGMVLKRNRVGLARKDINLDEKNALAAELEDFIDAIKRTRTTGVVQQPKVPGEQGLEALTLAVAIQSEIRRYNDFYGFKFASPGVSEIDG